A section of the Methanobrevibacter sp. genome encodes:
- a CDS encoding TMEM175 family protein, with translation METSRFETFIDAIIAIIMTVLVLKIPQPTEPTLMGLWSLKTMYIAYFISFLVLFNIWYNNHNLFQLIDTIDNKVVWINGVMTFIISLLPYFTIWLANNVYSIPAETMFGVIFIATNITYNLGVWAVYKSNPYNKELQESSYNSRQVFIPFIVLILGFVLTYTVFIPGIYAACMISVILWIIIARINRGGGCGN, from the coding sequence ATGGAAACAAGTAGATTTGAAACATTTATTGATGCTATAATAGCTATTATCATGACTGTTTTGGTTTTAAAAATTCCCCAACCAACAGAACCTACATTAATGGGACTTTGGAGTTTAAAAACCATGTACATAGCATATTTTATCAGTTTTTTAGTATTATTCAATATTTGGTATAATAACCACAATCTTTTCCAGTTGATTGACACCATTGACAATAAAGTGGTTTGGATTAATGGAGTTATGACATTTATCATTTCATTATTGCCTTACTTTACTATTTGGCTTGCAAATAATGTTTATTCAATACCTGCCGAAACAATGTTTGGAGTGATATTTATAGCAACAAACATTACATATAATCTCGGTGTTTGGGCAGTTTACAAAAGCAATCCTTATAATAAAGAATTGCAGGAGTCTTCTTACAATTCACGTCAAGTATTTATACCCTTCATTGTACTAATCCTCGGATTCGTATTAACATATACTGTTTTTATTCCTGGAATTTATGCTGCATGTATGATTTCCGTTATATTATGGATTATTATAGCTAGAATCAACAGAGGTGGTGGCTGTGGAAACTGA